In Plasmodium gaboni strain SY75 chromosome 14, whole genome shotgun sequence, one genomic interval encodes:
- a CDS encoding putative protein phosphatase 2b regulatory subunit has product MGNTQAILSEKDQKDLLQAANFSETDIKKMYKRFIELDTNKNGQLDPNELFDVPEICDNPLVKRVISIFDSNSDGKVSFVEFLVGITKLASSTDDFQKKKFAFDVYDINKDGMISNGELFTVMKMMVGNNLNDRQLQQLVDRTILQADKDGDGMISFEEFKDMISHMDVGNKLKLDL; this is encoded by the exons atGGG AAACACGCAAGCGATATTATCTGAAAAAGATCAAAAAGATTTATTACAAGCAGCTAATTTTAGTGAAACAGATATcaaaaaaatgtataaaagATTTATAGAGCTtgatacaaataaaaatggaCAGTTAGATCCAAATGAATTATTTGATGTTCCTGAAATTTGTGat AATCCCCTAGTGAAAAGGGTTATATCAATATTTGATTCAAATTCAGATGGAAAAGTTTCATTTGTAGAATTTTTAGTTGGAATAA CAAAATTAGCATCTAGCACTGATGATTTTCAAAAGAAGAAATTTGCTTTTGATGTATACGATATTAATAAAGATGGAATGATATCCAATGGAGAATTATTTACAGTTATGAAAATGATGGTTGGGAATAATTTGAACGATAGGCAG TTACAACAATTAGTAGATAGAACTATATTACAAGCAGATAAAGATGGTGATGGAATGATATCCTTTGAAGAATTTAAAGAc ATGATATCACATATGGATGTTGGAAATAAATTGAAGCTAGActtataa